One region of Blattabacterium cuenoti genomic DNA includes:
- the clpX gene encoding ATP-dependent Clp protease ATP-binding subunit ClpX, translating into MKNSLKCNLCGINKNDTTFFVSGINGHICNFCIEKTYSIIHKKILEKNTHKYNNNFKKVKKPKEIKSFLDQYVVGQNEAKKIISVAVYNHYKRIQQYNNKDLTNVEIDKSNVLLIGKTGTGKTLLAKSISKFLKIPFAIADATTLTEAGYVGEDVESILTKLLQSVNYDINSAEKGIIFLDEIDKISRKSNNPSITRDVSGEGVQQALLKILEGSVINVPPQGGRKHPDQKMIQINTENILFIAGGTFDGIEKIISDRIEKMPIGFITHITQNKRNRKKNYLKNILSEDLKKFGLIPEIIGRFPVVTYLKPLNKSMLKNILLEPKNALIKQYQKLFDMDHISLNITDEALNIIVDKTFQLGLGARGLRIFCEKIFLDYMFDIENTQSTLDINKDIVERKLSCS; encoded by the coding sequence ATGAAAAATTCATTAAAATGTAATTTATGTGGAATAAATAAAAATGATACAACTTTTTTTGTATCAGGGATTAACGGACATATTTGTAATTTCTGCATAGAAAAAACTTATTCCATTATTCACAAAAAAATTTTAGAAAAAAATACTCATAAATACAATAACAATTTTAAAAAAGTCAAAAAACCCAAAGAAATAAAATCTTTTTTAGATCAGTATGTTGTAGGACAAAATGAAGCAAAAAAAATCATATCTGTCGCTGTTTATAATCATTATAAACGTATTCAACAATATAATAATAAAGATTTAACAAATGTAGAAATAGATAAATCTAACGTATTATTGATTGGAAAAACAGGAACAGGAAAAACTTTATTAGCAAAAAGTATATCAAAATTTTTGAAAATACCCTTTGCTATTGCCGATGCTACTACACTAACTGAAGCAGGTTATGTAGGTGAAGACGTGGAATCTATTTTAACAAAATTATTACAATCTGTGAATTATGATATAAATTCTGCTGAAAAAGGAATTATTTTTTTGGATGAAATAGATAAAATTTCTAGAAAAAGTAATAATCCTTCTATTACTCGAGATGTATCTGGAGAAGGAGTACAACAAGCTCTACTCAAAATATTGGAAGGATCCGTTATTAATGTTCCTCCACAAGGAGGAAGAAAACATCCAGATCAAAAAATGATACAAATAAATACAGAAAACATATTGTTCATAGCTGGAGGAACTTTTGATGGAATAGAAAAAATCATTTCTGATAGAATAGAAAAAATGCCTATAGGTTTTATTACTCATATCACTCAAAATAAAAGAAATAGAAAAAAAAATTATTTAAAAAATATTCTTTCTGAAGATTTAAAAAAATTTGGATTAATTCCTGAGATTATAGGAAGATTTCCTGTTGTTACTTATTTAAAACCATTAAACAAAAGCATGTTAAAAAATATTTTATTAGAACCAAAAAACGCTTTAATAAAACAATATCAAAAATTATTTGATATGGATCATATATCTTTGAATATTACAGACGAAGCACTAAATATTATAGTAGACAAGACTTTTCAACTAGGTTTAGGCGCTAGAGGACTACGTATATTTTGTGAAAAAATATTTTTAGATTATATGTTTGATATAGAAAATACTCAATCCACATTAGATATAAATAAAGATATTGTAGAACGGAAACTATCTTGTTCCTAA
- the obgE gene encoding GTPase ObgE, translating to MKNDFVDFIKIYCKSGDGGIGSVHFYRDRRTIRGGPDGGTGGKGGDIIIKGNSHIHNFLHLRYHKHWIAKSGSPGKGNNITGANGNNLLIEVPIGTVVKDERKNIIMEITKDFQEEILFEGGKGGKGNAFFKNSIHQSPCYAQPGIKTKGNWVFLELKILADVGFIGFPNTGKSTLLSTITKAKPKIGNFAFTTKVPHIGVVEIGFNSFLVADIPGIIEKASEGKGLGHYFLRHIERNTVLLFLISSDTSDKKKEYFILLNELKKFNSSLLKKKRLLAISKSDLINNEKKREIKEFFVKLKENIIFISSFTKEGLSELIKILWKLIKE from the coding sequence ATGAAAAATGATTTTGTTGATTTTATAAAAATTTATTGTAAAAGTGGAGATGGAGGAATAGGATCCGTACATTTTTATAGAGATAGGCGTACAATCAGAGGGGGACCTGATGGAGGAACAGGAGGAAAAGGAGGGGACATCATTATTAAAGGAAATTCTCACATTCATAATTTTTTACATTTAAGATATCATAAACATTGGATAGCTAAATCCGGATCTCCAGGAAAAGGAAATAATATAACTGGAGCAAACGGAAATAATTTATTGATAGAAGTTCCTATAGGAACCGTAGTAAAAGATGAAAGGAAAAATATAATAATGGAAATAACCAAAGATTTTCAGGAAGAAATTTTATTTGAAGGAGGAAAAGGAGGAAAAGGAAATGCTTTCTTTAAAAATTCAATTCATCAATCTCCTTGTTATGCACAACCGGGAATCAAAACAAAAGGAAATTGGGTTTTTTTAGAATTAAAAATTTTGGCCGATGTAGGATTTATAGGTTTTCCTAATACTGGTAAATCTACTTTACTTTCTACAATTACAAAAGCAAAACCAAAAATAGGAAATTTTGCTTTTACAACTAAAGTACCACATATAGGTGTAGTAGAGATAGGTTTTAATTCTTTTTTAGTAGCGGATATTCCTGGAATTATAGAAAAAGCATCTGAGGGGAAAGGTCTTGGACATTATTTTCTAAGACATATAGAACGAAATACCGTTTTGTTATTTTTAATTTCTTCAGATACAAGTGATAAAAAAAAAGAATATTTTATCTTGTTAAATGAGTTAAAAAAATTTAACTCAAGTCTTTTAAAAAAAAAACGTTTACTAGCGATATCTAAATCAGATTTAATAAATAATGAAAAAAAAAGAGAAATAAAAGAATTCTTTGTAAAATTAAAAGAAAATATTATTTTCATTTCCTCTTTTACAAAAGAGGGATTATCAGAATTGATAAAAATATTATGGAAGTTAATTAAAGAATGA
- a CDS encoding nucleoside monophosphate kinase, translating to MIHIILFGPPGCGKGTQAKIISNKFGFIHLSTGMIFRDHMKKKTNLGKLASCYINKGILVPDIITTNMLNIEIQKHFKAKGIIYDGYPRTKNQIFSLEEVLTKFCLGEINIIFYFFIQKNLIINRLLKRGKTSYRNDDTDIMTVQRRIKEYDQETSLIWNNHKWKNNIIKLNASLSVDKISIFIEKKIINLLY from the coding sequence ATGATACATATTATATTGTTTGGACCACCAGGTTGTGGAAAAGGAACTCAAGCTAAAATCATATCAAATAAATTTGGTTTCATTCATCTATCTACTGGAATGATATTCAGAGATCACATGAAAAAAAAGACTAATTTAGGAAAATTAGCTAGTTGTTATATTAATAAAGGAATATTAGTTCCTGATATAATTACTACAAATATGTTAAACATAGAAATTCAAAAACATTTTAAGGCTAAAGGAATCATTTATGATGGATATCCTAGAACTAAAAATCAAATTTTCTCTTTAGAAGAAGTATTAACTAAATTTTGTCTAGGTGAGATTAATATAATTTTCTATTTTTTTATTCAAAAAAATTTGATAATAAATAGATTATTAAAAAGGGGAAAGACGAGTTATCGTAATGATGATACAGATATTATGACAGTTCAAAGAAGAATAAAAGAATATGATCAAGAAACTTCTTTGATATGGAATAATCACAAATGGAAAAATAATATAATAAAATTGAACGCTTCTTTATCTGTAGATAAAATTTCTATTTTTATAGAGAAAAAAATCATAAATCTGTTATATTAA
- the lpdA gene encoding dihydrolipoyl dehydrogenase: MHFDVIILGSGPGGYVASIRAAQLGMKTAIVEKESLGGICLNWGCIPTKSLLNSAKILQSIKKNGELFGIKNENIEINYPEIISKSRRIVDQIKKGILFLMKKNGVHVIYGNAQLKKRKKIEIFKNEKSIGEYSASHIIISTGAIPKIDTEIQYDRKKIITYKEALSLSSLPKKMIIIGSGSIGLELAYFYHSMGTKVTIIEICPKLFPSGDDDISDYLKRCFDKIGIKSYVSSSINQIIYNTENNEVIIDIKTLSLKNLVLKADTILYAIGVVPNVKHIGLEEVGIQTEKGFIVVDENYRTNIDGYYAIGDVIKTPSLAHVASNEAINCIENIKGLNCKKIDYNNIPKCVYSLPEIASVGYTEKESKEKGFQIKVGKFPFSALGRAISDENTDGFVKVIFDDKYDEWLGCHMIGNHVTDLIPEVVVARKLESTSHEILESIHPHPSLSESIIESIAHAYGKAIHL, encoded by the coding sequence ATGCATTTTGATGTTATTATTTTAGGTAGTGGTCCTGGAGGTTATGTAGCTTCTATACGTGCAGCACAACTTGGAATGAAAACTGCTATAGTAGAAAAAGAATCTCTTGGAGGTATATGCCTAAATTGGGGTTGTATTCCTACTAAATCACTTTTGAATAGTGCCAAAATTTTGCAATCTATAAAGAAAAATGGAGAATTGTTTGGGATAAAAAATGAAAATATTGAAATAAATTATCCTGAAATTATTTCTAAAAGTAGAAGAATCGTAGATCAAATAAAAAAAGGGATTTTATTTTTGATGAAAAAAAATGGAGTTCATGTTATCTATGGAAATGCACAGTTAAAGAAAAGAAAAAAAATAGAAATTTTTAAAAATGAAAAAAGTATAGGAGAATACTCTGCTTCACATATTATTATTTCTACTGGAGCTATTCCTAAAATAGATACAGAAATTCAATATGATCGAAAAAAAATTATAACATATAAAGAAGCTCTGTCTCTCTCTTCATTACCAAAAAAAATGATAATTATAGGGTCTGGTTCTATAGGATTGGAATTGGCTTATTTTTATCATTCTATGGGAACAAAAGTTACTATTATAGAAATATGTCCTAAGTTATTTCCTAGTGGAGATGATGATATATCTGATTATTTGAAACGTTGTTTTGATAAAATAGGAATTAAAAGCTATGTATCTTCTAGTATAAATCAAATTATATATAATACTGAAAATAATGAAGTAATCATTGATATTAAAACATTATCATTGAAAAATCTTGTATTAAAAGCAGATACGATCCTATATGCAATAGGAGTTGTTCCCAATGTTAAACATATCGGACTGGAAGAAGTAGGAATTCAAACAGAAAAAGGATTTATAGTTGTAGACGAAAATTATCGTACAAATATAGATGGATATTATGCTATTGGAGACGTAATTAAAACTCCTTCTTTAGCTCATGTAGCCTCTAATGAGGCCATAAATTGCATTGAAAATATCAAAGGTTTAAATTGTAAAAAAATAGATTATAATAATATTCCAAAATGTGTTTATTCACTTCCTGAAATAGCTTCAGTAGGTTATACAGAGAAAGAATCTAAGGAGAAAGGATTTCAAATAAAAGTAGGAAAATTTCCTTTTAGCGCTTTGGGTAGAGCTATTTCTGATGAGAATACGGATGGTTTCGTAAAAGTTATTTTTGATGATAAATATGATGAGTGGTTAGGATGTCATATGATAGGAAATCATGTTACAGATTTGATTCCAGAAGTAGTTGTTGCTAGAAAATTAGAATCAACCAGTCATGAAATTTTGGAGAGTATACACCCTCATCCTTCATTAAGTGAATCTATTATAGAATCTATAGCTCATGCTTATGGAAAAGCTATTCATTTATAA
- the fsa gene encoding fructose-6-phosphate aldolase, producing MKFFIDTANLKEIDEARSLGMLDGVTTNPSLISKESVSNQKEIQKHYISICERLKNDENVSAEVISTNYIDMIKEGEKLSLLHPRIVVKIPMTKNGIKAIKYFSNKMIKTNCTLIFSTGQALLAAKAGANYVSPFVGRLDDVSYNGLNLIQEIKNVYDNYDFDTKILAASIRHSLHIIECSKIGIHAVTSPINVIYSLLNHPLTNIGLEKFIKDFHRKIK from the coding sequence ATGAAATTTTTCATAGATACAGCTAATTTAAAAGAAATAGATGAAGCGAGATCATTGGGGATGTTAGATGGAGTCACAACAAATCCATCTTTGATATCAAAGGAATCTGTCTCAAATCAAAAAGAAATTCAAAAACATTATATATCTATATGTGAACGTTTAAAAAATGATGAAAATGTAAGTGCAGAAGTTATCAGCACTAATTATATTGATATGATTAAAGAAGGAGAAAAACTTTCACTTCTCCATCCCAGAATTGTGGTCAAAATTCCTATGACAAAAAATGGAATCAAGGCCATTAAATATTTTTCTAATAAAATGATTAAAACAAACTGCACTCTCATTTTTTCTACAGGACAAGCTCTACTAGCAGCTAAGGCTGGAGCTAATTACGTTTCTCCATTTGTGGGTAGATTAGATGATGTGTCTTATAATGGATTAAATCTGATACAAGAAATAAAAAATGTGTATGATAATTATGATTTTGATACCAAAATATTGGCAGCTTCTATACGTCATTCTTTACACATTATAGAATGTTCCAAAATTGGTATACATGCTGTTACCTCTCCTATAAATGTTATTTATTCTTTATTAAATCATCCATTAACTAATATAGGACTAGAAAAATTTATAAAAGATTTTCATAGAAAAATAAAATAA
- a CDS encoding outer membrane protein assembly factor BamD yields MIRIIFLISVLFINFLFEGCSFLPEKKSVLSEEETLFEQGKRHYFSSLNFDLDQTKTNIAINKFNQFIKEYPDSSKIKEAYRLLDNLLKKIEKKNYCIANSYFLMGRYQASLIYFQDLINDFPESRFKEKVMYKICVSQYQLSKKKDFVKSYEKYMNDFSYSSNAKKLKILYKKLKQ; encoded by the coding sequence GTGATTAGAATTATTTTTCTGATATCAGTGTTATTTATTAATTTCCTTTTTGAAGGATGTTCTTTTTTACCAGAAAAAAAATCAGTTCTTTCAGAAGAAGAAACCCTATTTGAACAAGGAAAACGTCATTATTTTTCATCTCTAAATTTTGATTTAGATCAAACAAAGACTAACATTGCAATTAACAAATTCAATCAATTTATTAAAGAATATCCTGATAGTTCAAAAATTAAAGAAGCTTATAGATTACTTGATAATTTGTTAAAAAAGATAGAAAAAAAAAATTATTGCATTGCTAATTCTTATTTTCTAATGGGTAGATATCAGGCTTCTTTGATTTACTTTCAAGATCTTATTAACGATTTTCCAGAAAGCCGTTTCAAAGAAAAAGTTATGTATAAAATTTGCGTATCTCAATATCAACTTTCTAAGAAAAAAGATTTTGTAAAATCATACGAAAAATATATGAACGATTTTTCGTATTCTTCTAATGCAAAAAAATTAAAGATTTTATATAAAAAATTAAAACAATAA
- a CDS encoding ferritin: MFSEKIQTGLIRQLNKESESSQLYLYMASWVEKKGYEGICEFLYDHSNEERTHMLKLIRYINKRGGNVVLNNISTMNITYRSLRELFMILFEHEKKISKEINFLVEISLHEKDYFTYNFLQWYVEEQVEEEALSKMILDKIELIGEDKGGLYLFDRDMKNFHKNKKL, translated from the coding sequence ATGTTCAGTGAAAAAATACAAACGGGATTAATAAGACAATTAAATAAAGAATCAGAATCTTCTCAATTATATTTATATATGGCTTCTTGGGTGGAAAAAAAAGGTTATGAAGGAATATGTGAATTTCTGTATGATCATTCAAATGAAGAAAGAACACATATGTTAAAGTTAATTAGATATATTAATAAAAGAGGAGGAAATGTTGTTTTGAATAATATCTCAACAATGAATATAACATACAGATCCTTAAGGGAATTATTTATGATATTGTTTGAACATGAGAAAAAAATTTCTAAGGAAATAAATTTTTTAGTAGAAATTTCTTTGCATGAAAAAGATTATTTTACATATAATTTTCTTCAATGGTATGTTGAAGAACAGGTAGAAGAAGAAGCTTTAAGTAAAATGATTTTAGATAAAATTGAATTAATAGGAGAAGATAAAGGGGGATTATATTTATTTGACAGAGATATGAAAAATTTTCATAAAAATAAAAAATTGTGA
- the dapA gene encoding 4-hydroxy-tetrahydrodipicolinate synthase yields MKKLYGTGVALVTPFKKDGTIDFNGLENLVKYVVDNNVDYLVALGTTAETATLKKEEKSDIIKCIQNANYKKIPLILGIGGNNTKDVIKRINSIKNLSDFYAILSVSPYYNRPSQEGIYQHFKSIVNCTDADIILYNVPKRTGSNIIPDTALRLAFDFKNIIGIKEASGNILQSYKILEHKPENFSVISGDDFITLPVVLGGGEGVISVIAQGMPDQISNMISLARNNDVKKAFLIFYKIIKIIDLIYEEGNPTGIKTFLNIIGICDPYVRLPLLMGTSSLRKKILHSLKKINNS; encoded by the coding sequence ATGAAAAAATTATATGGAACAGGTGTAGCGTTAGTTACTCCTTTTAAAAAGGATGGAACAATTGACTTCAACGGACTTGAAAATCTTGTAAAATATGTAGTAGATAATAATGTTGATTATTTAGTTGCATTGGGAACAACAGCAGAAACAGCTACTTTAAAAAAGGAAGAAAAATCGGACATTATAAAATGTATTCAAAACGCTAATTATAAAAAAATTCCTTTAATATTAGGAATAGGAGGGAATAATACAAAAGACGTTATAAAAAGAATAAATAGCATAAAAAACTTATCGGATTTTTATGCTATTCTTTCGGTTTCTCCTTATTACAATAGGCCTTCTCAAGAAGGAATATATCAACATTTTAAATCTATTGTCAATTGTACAGATGCCGACATAATTCTTTATAACGTTCCTAAAAGAACAGGATCTAATATTATTCCGGATACTGCTTTACGTTTAGCTTTTGATTTCAAAAATATAATAGGGATAAAAGAAGCTTCCGGAAATATTTTACAATCTTATAAAATTTTAGAACATAAACCAGAAAATTTTAGTGTAATATCAGGAGATGATTTTATAACCTTACCTGTTGTGTTAGGTGGAGGAGAAGGTGTTATTTCTGTTATTGCTCAAGGAATGCCTGATCAAATTTCTAATATGATTTCTCTAGCGAGAAATAACGATGTAAAAAAAGCTTTTTTAATTTTTTACAAAATTATTAAAATAATAGATCTTATTTATGAAGAAGGAAATCCTACAGGGATTAAAACTTTCCTAAATATAATAGGAATATGTGATCCATATGTAAGATTACCATTATTAATGGGAACTTCATCTTTAAGAAAAAAGATTTTACATTCATTAAAGAAAATAAATAATTCATAA
- a CDS encoding RNA recognition motif domain-containing protein, translating to MDNTKLYVGNLSYDMTEQELKKYFESIGEVTHAKIIFDESTSSKRSKGFGFIEMSNEENAKQAIEKLNGTEFMGRNIIVSAARPRAKKDY from the coding sequence ATGGACAATACGAAACTATACGTAGGTAATTTATCTTATGATATGACAGAACAAGAATTGAAAAAATATTTCGAATCTATAGGAGAGGTTACTCATGCCAAGATTATTTTTGATGAATCTACTTCGAGTAAAAGAAGTAAAGGGTTTGGATTTATAGAAATGTCTAATGAAGAAAATGCCAAGCAAGCTATAGAAAAATTAAATGGAACAGAATTTATGGGGAGGAATATCATTGTATCTGCAGCTAGACCAAGAGCAAAAAAAGATTATTAG
- the pncB gene encoding nicotinate phosphoribosyltransferase: MNNFSIVSSLLDNDFYKFTMQNAIIKLFPLVKAKYEFINRGKHSFPKNFAKILKENLNKMAYLKLSNEERIFLEKHCPYLDSKYLDFLKKYQYNPKEVNIFQKGENIRMYIEGLWSRTILWEVPLMAIISELYYKLTGAKNVSENKIISITKEKLKKYKKLQVKIGEYGTRRRYSYQVHKLVLKILKEEGEPFFIGSSNLHLSHVFSIKPIGTHGHEWVMFHGAKYGFNIADRIAMENWLNIYKGNLGIALSDTYTSPIFFKNFNKKLSNIFKGVRHDSGDPIFFAKETIKHYKKLKINPTRKKIIFSDNLNPCKVAYISSFCKKKINTCFGIGTNFTNDVGFPSMNIVIKMVKALPEEKWISVVKLSNVKEKSTGKKNMIFLAKKILHI; encoded by the coding sequence ATGAATAATTTTTCTATTGTTTCATCATTATTGGATAATGATTTTTATAAATTTACAATGCAAAATGCTATTATTAAATTATTTCCATTAGTAAAAGCTAAATATGAATTTATAAATAGAGGAAAACACTCTTTTCCTAAGAATTTTGCTAAAATTCTAAAGGAAAACCTAAACAAAATGGCTTATTTAAAACTTTCAAATGAAGAAAGAATTTTTTTGGAAAAACACTGCCCCTATTTAGATTCTAAATATTTAGATTTTTTAAAAAAATATCAATATAATCCAAAAGAAGTAAATATATTTCAAAAAGGAGAGAATATACGAATGTATATAGAAGGATTATGGAGTCGTACTATATTGTGGGAAGTTCCTTTAATGGCCATTATATCTGAATTATATTATAAATTAACCGGAGCTAAAAATGTTTCAGAAAATAAAATTATAAGTATAACAAAAGAAAAATTAAAAAAATATAAAAAATTACAAGTTAAAATTGGAGAATATGGAACTAGAAGAAGATATTCTTATCAAGTACATAAATTAGTTTTAAAAATTTTAAAAGAAGAAGGCGAACCTTTTTTTATAGGAAGCAGTAATCTTCATCTTTCTCATGTTTTTTCAATAAAACCAATAGGAACTCATGGACATGAATGGGTAATGTTTCATGGAGCAAAATATGGATTTAATATAGCAGATCGAATTGCTATGGAAAACTGGTTGAATATTTACAAAGGTAATTTAGGAATAGCTTTATCCGATACATATACTTCTCCAATTTTTTTTAAAAATTTTAATAAAAAACTTTCAAATATTTTTAAAGGAGTAAGACACGATAGTGGAGATCCAATTTTCTTTGCTAAAGAGACTATAAAACATTACAAAAAATTGAAAATCAATCCTACAAGAAAAAAAATTATATTTTCAGATAATTTGAATCCATGTAAAGTAGCTTATATTTCTTCTTTTTGCAAAAAAAAAATAAATACTTGTTTTGGAATAGGAACAAATTTTACTAATGATGTAGGTTTTCCTTCTATGAATATTGTCATAAAAATGGTAAAAGCTCTTCCAGAAGAAAAATGGATATCAGTAGTCAAACTTTCTAATGTTAAAGAAAAATCTACAGGAAAAAAAAATATGATTTTTTTGGCCAAAAAGATCCTTCATATATAA